In a single window of the Zonotrichia leucophrys gambelii isolate GWCS_2022_RI chromosome 2, RI_Zleu_2.0, whole genome shotgun sequence genome:
- the ZNF804B gene encoding zinc finger protein 804B isoform X3, which translates to MWSGCRRLQCVLLLAALTRALDETGAGRSLLRFRPLLHAGFCSGGGRTAAAEEPGCAPAPRPPARGARMACYLVISSRHLSNGHYRGIKGVFRGPLCKKSARSPRLKDLKQREFARNVASKSWKDEKKQEKALKRLHQLAELRKQSECITGSGPLLKAPRLVLEKQQSPDGIFLYKGSKFAASSQRTTTSEGQGFSKSILGKQQLIISRHHPPAERHHALGNRISQKFPCSNNTSQRAGVSFSFSKKVPLKLESSASVFSENCEEGNDYSESPNHKKKQTIEGCHSVTLLEEQLKASLDKESPIAQDQMDLDKSASSHVATKPKMLKENDKSSDRESEEKFRANPSFSKVKIPLPNLNFSASLRETEQESKLNESEQFLETPISSSCQASNFSTQLNTYKHSDAHLPAQLSELPRQPEPELTCSSNINESPGVIKRERSLEITETTDRNMETLEKETMVKEVKPQALPFLHVVSKDGTTALQWPTELLLFTKTEPCISYGCNPLYFDFRLSLNHREGKQHETNKASCKNLSKNKTADEYEPSGLIKHKQMSDEQDNQLLKPKKMKDSLNPRKAKQKAESDIGKEMNENGQKYIADYLNENTPKVPAYLDVSQKDYVTEKSLYTTSLRRPLKHHFHGCERKTQNIRNESISFSAFMSRIKNSNSEKCHLIDPEEKYKNQNDCRSLQDVVSCSSDISDSGKDSSESFFSCKSSSNSKYSDNEGCGSYTRCWRLSSPQKSSYGRHSSYSDTSVSSTSSYMSPTSNNHRRNNLLCCCKRKNKTDKRHKHRKHKCIFTSDDTDEDYLCHSRSHRTRNCIQSGTIKYQRCSRHKLLQIRDRSKHSRCRHQHFGKVLSRSRSCHKSKSGSTSDSRSSERSSSSRISRCSSSGSVSKETDNCDNKTKEDSERASNTEPGKAETAHSNSLNVNSQSKNFATRSSKNPAKDICGKRKSMTAKILLERVQSKKTQEQMHDPERFSISSGIELKDHLQSHFALQFSSSVDDIAMLPLPEKVLSKGKNDMRHNEISSLENSVKKNNTEASEITNVTLSPGTDYDHCVLKDIIQIETGYQSPSIKRNTAIKEQTSLFFSEVQPFIQSCDPVPNDFPGAFPSNRYSVADSTETKEELHDVNMDLNRAEGSSDSFCDNAMQKYGDTLHDLEVYSKSTSPPLTQQPITFTPEEVDKYRLLQLQAQQHMQKQLLAKHLKVLPAPGPAAFSATPAVPALPVQQQATVTTIQHTLLQRFAVSASVHPHGGHLSLAPLHPLSQAHFAPISLSPLAPALIPTHPALLTGHPLHLVSATPLHPSPLTFPALPHAAYIPALFTPHLNTATPSAVHPNHLVHPLFQGQEPLHYSCSIQTQQLPTAKEVFSVSSYLN; encoded by the exons AGATTGAAAGATTTAAAACAAAGAGAATTTGCTCGAAATGTGGCTTCAAAGTCATGGAAAGAtgagaagaaacaggaaaaagcaCTCAAGAGACTCCACCAGCTTGCAGAGTTACGGAAGCAGTCAGAATg CATCACTGGGAGCGGACCATTGCTTAAAGCCCCCCGATTAgtcctggaaaagcagcaatcACCAGATGGCATTTTCCTGTACAAGGGCAGCAAGTTTGCAGCAAGTTCTCAAAGAACCACCACAAGCGAAGGACAAGGCTTCTCCAAAAGCATACTAGGGAAACAGCAACTTATAATAAGCAGGCACCACCCCCCAGCTGAAAGACACCATGCACTTGGAAACCGCATTTCACAAAAGTTCCCATGCAGCAACAATACCTCTCAAAGGGCAGGAGTGTCTTTTTCATTCTCTAAAAAGGTCCCTTTGAAGCTTGAGTCCTCTGCATCCGTCTTCAGTGAGAACTGTGAAGAAGGAAATGATTATAGTGAGTCCCCCAACcataaaaaaaagcaaactattGAGGGCTGTCATTCTGTCACTCTTTTGGAGGAACAACTGAAAGCAAGTTTGGATAAAGAGTCACCTATTGCACAAGACCAAATGGATTTGGATAAGAGTGCATCAAGTCATGTAGCTACAAAACCTAAAATGCTAAAGGAAAATGATAAAAGTAGTGATAGggaatcagaagaaaaattcagagcTAATCCTTCATTTTCTAAAGTCAAAATACCACTTccaaatttgaatttttctgcttcactgagagaaacagagcaagaGAGCAAACTGAATGAATCTGAGCAATTCTTAGAAACTCCCATCTCATCTTCATGCCAAGCTAGCAATTTTTCTACACAGTTGAACACCTACAAGCACAGTGATGCCCACCTGCCTGCCCAGTTATCTGAGCTCCCTAGACAGCCAGAACCTGAGCTGACCTGTTCAAGCAACATTAATGAGAGTCCTGGAGtgataaaaagagaaagatctTTGGAGATCACagaaaccacagatagaaataTGGAAACACTGGAAAAGGAGACCATGGTTAAAGAAGTTAAGCCCCAGGCATTGCCTTTCCTCCATGTAGTGAGCAAAGACGGCAccactgctctgcagtggcCCACAGAATTACTTTTGTTTACAAAAACTGAGCCCTGTATTTCATATGGCTGTAATCCATTGTATTTTGACTTCAGACTCTCTTTAAATCACAGAGAGGGTAAACAGCatgaaacaaacaaagcaaGCTGTAAAAATCTCTCTAAAAATAAGACTGCAGATGAATATGAACCCTCAGGTTTAATAAAACACAAGCAAATGTCAGATGAACAAGATAATCAGTTATTGAAACCAAAGAAGATGAAAGATTCCCTAAATCCAAGAAAGGCCAAGCAAAAAGCTGAGTCAGACATAGGGaaagaaatgaatgaaaatggTCAAAAATATATTGCAGATTATTTGAATGAAAATACACCCAAAGTGCCTGCTTACCTTGATGTCTCACAAAAGGATTATGTGACAGAAAAAAGTCTTTATACAACATCACTGAGGAGACCTTTAAAGCATCATTTCCATGGCTGTGAAAGAAAAACTCAGAACATtagaaatgaaagcatttccttttctgcttttatgtCTAGGATTAAAAACTCTAACtctgaaaaatgtcatttaattgatcctgaagaaaaatataagaaCCAAAATGACTGCAGATCTCTTCAAGATGTGgtcagctgcagcagtgacatAAGTGACAGTGGAAAAGACTCTAGTGAAAGTTTCTTTAGTTGTAAATCCAGTTCAAACAGCAAGTATTCAGATAATGAAGGATGTGGAAGTTATACAAGATGCTGGAGACTCTCATCTCCTCAAAAGTCCTCGTATGGCAGACATTCCAGCTATTCTGACACTTCAGTTAGCAGCACGAGTAGCTACATGAGTCCCACATCAAACAATcacagaagaaataatttgctttgttgttgtaaaagaaaaaacaagacagATAAAAGGCACAAACACAGAAAGCACAAGTGTATTTTCACTTCAGATGATACAGATGAGGATTATCTTTGTCATAGTAGAAGTCACAGAACTAGAAACTGTATTCAGAGTGGCACAATTAAATATCAAAGATGTTCAAGACATAAACTTTTACAAATCAGAGACAGGTCTAAACACAGCAGATGTAGACATCAGCATTTTGGCAAAGTGCTTAGTAGGAGTAGAAGCTGCCACAAATCCAAAAGTGGTTCCACTAGTGATTCAAGAAGCAGTGAAAGATCATCTAGCAGCAGAATATCAAGATGCAGCAGTTCAGGATCTGTCTCAAAAGAGACTGACAACTGtgacaataaaacaaaagaggATTCTGAGAGAGCTTCTAACACTGAACCAGGAAAAGCTGAAACTGCACATTCCAACTCTCTGAATGTTAATAGTCAGTCCAAAAACTTTGCCACCCGCTCTTCCAAAAACCCGGCAAAAGACATATGTGGAAAAAGAAAGTCAATGACAGCCAAGATACTTTTAGAAAGAGTGCAGTCTAAGAAAACCCAGGAACAAATGCATGATCCAGAGAGATTTTCAATCAGTAGTGGGATAGAATTAAAGGATCACTTACAAAGTCACTTTGCTCTTCAGTTTTCATCATCAGTAGATGACATTGCAATGTTACCTTTGCCAGAGAAAGTGCTAAGCAAAGGTAAAAATGACATGAGACATAATGAAATCAGTTCACTGGAAAACAGtgtgaagaaaaacaacacTGAAGCATCAGAGATAACAAATGTTACTCTTTCACCTGGAACTGATTATGACCATTGTGTTCTTAAAGACATAATTCAAATTGAAACAGGCTATCAGAGCCCAAGCATAAAAAGGAACACAGCAATAAAGGAACAAACCAGTCTCTTCTTTAGTGAAGTGCAGCCCTTTATACAAAGCTGTGATCCAGTACCAAATGATTTCCCTGGTGCTTTTCCCTCTAATAGATATTCTGTTGCTGATTCAACAGAGACCAAAGAAGAACTACATGATGTAAACATGGACTTGAACCGGGCAGAAGGCAGTTCAGACTCTTTTTGTGACAATGCTATGCAGAAGTATGGTGATACACTACATGACCTAGAAGTGTACAGCAAATCCACCTCCCCTCCTTTAACACAGCAGCCCATCACATTTACACCAGAAGAAGTAGACAAATACAGGTTGCTGCAGCTGCAAGCCCAGCAGCACATGCAGAAACAACTTCTGGCAAAACACCTGAAAGTTTTGCCTGCCCCAGGACCAGCTGCCTTCTCTGCAACACCAGcagttcctgccctgcctgttcAGCAGCAGGCCACTGTCACCACCATCCAGCACACGCTGCTGCAGCGCTTTGCTGTCTCGGCATCTGTGCACCCCCACGGCGGCCATCTCTCCCTGGCGCCCCTCCACCCCCTCTCTCAGGCACATTTTGCCCCCATATCACTGTCCCCTTTAGCACCAGCCCTTATTCCCACCCACCCTGCTTTGCTGACAGGACACCCACTGCACTTGGTGTCTGCCACTCCCCTCCACCCTTCCCCACTGACCTTCCCGGCGCTGCCTCACGCTGCATACATCCCAGCCTTATTTACACCACACCTGAACACAGCCACTCCTTCTGCTGTACACCCAAATCACTTAGTTCATCCCTTATTCCAGGGACAAGAGCCCCTTCACTATTCTTGTTCTATCCAGACCCAACAGTTACCTACAGCAAAAGAAGTTTTCAGTGTTTCTAGCTACTTAAACTAG